The proteins below come from a single Solea senegalensis isolate Sse05_10M linkage group LG2, IFAPA_SoseM_1, whole genome shotgun sequence genomic window:
- the LOC122761148 gene encoding leucine-rich repeat-containing protein 4C, which produces MKEFVFLLLLLTEGSCRTRSSWCELGCECRGDLKFTICSRALLTQLPSRVAPGTELLDLSDNYISVIPKSSFSKNRKLRVLLLQNNNISVVEEGGFSQLEFLLKLDLSWNQISTLNEGFSVGLTSLRELQLSHNRLTSLDTLIFTHLDGLQRLNLTSNAIQTIQVRSFSSMSTLRQLHLEDNRLSSLKSGIFSMLRSLEVLNLAGNQIREMEITVFKPLVSLTLLNLANNHLSTLSFKTFQSIHTYSTHILLERNPWNCECDLQRLFRKLRTIQRLFLDDYYNLTCEAPPVLQDYRLMDVDSELCIAETVTVLIITVTVVITVLAAMLMGERKRKKKKKKQHWTQQGELSDESDY; this is translated from the coding sequence ATGAAGGAGTTTGtgttcctcctgctgctgctcacggAGGGTTCCTGCAGGACTCGCAGCAGCTGGTGTGAGCTGGGCTGCGAATGTCGAGGAGATCTCAAGTTCACCATCTGCTCCAGGGCTCTCCTCACTCAGCTGCCCAGCAGAGTTGCTCCCGGCACTGAGCTCCTCGACCTGTCCGACAACTACATTTCCGTCATCCCCAAAAGCTCCTTCAGCAAGAACCGCAAACTCAGGGTCCTCCTGCTGCAGAACAACAATATCAGCGTGGTGGAGGAGGGCGGCTTCTCTCAGCTAGAGTTCCTGCTGAAACTCGACCTGAGCTGGAACCAGATCTCCACCCTCAACGAGGGTTTCTCCGTCGGCCTGACTTCACTGCGGGAGCTGCAGCTTTCCCACAACCGCCTGACAAGCCTGGACACCCTGATCTTCACACACCTGGACGGCCTTCAGAGGTTAAACCTGACTAGCAATGCCATTCAAACCATCCAGGTGAGGTCATTCTCCTCCATGAGCACCCTACGGCAGCTCCACCTGGAGGACAACCGGCTGTCGTCTCTGAAGAGCGGCATCTTCTCCATGCTGCGCTCCCTGGAGGTCCTCAACCTGGCCGGAAACCAGATCAGAGAGATGGAGATAACTGTTTTCAAGCCACTTGTTAGCCTGACTCTGCTGAACCTGGCCAACAACCATCTGTCCACCCTCTCCTTTAAGACGTTCCAGAGCATCCACACTTACAGCACCCACATCCTGCTGGAGAGGAACCCCTGGAACTGCGAGTGTGACCTACAGAGACTTTTCCGGAAGCTCCGGACCATCCAGAGGCTCTTCTTGGACGACTACTACAACCTGACCTGCGAGGCGCCGCCTGTCCTCCAGGACTACAGGCTGATGGATGTGGACTCGGAGTTGTGCATCGCAGAAACGGTCACTGTGCTGATTATTACCGTCACTGTGGTGATCACCGTGCTGGCTGCCATGCTGATGGgcgagaggaagaggaagaagaagaagaagaagcagcactGGACGCAGCAGGGGGAGCTTTCAGATGAGTCGGACTATTGA
- the ahr1b gene encoding aryl hydrocarbon receptor 1b: MYAGRKRRKPAQRGVKPTSPEGAKSNPSKRHRDRLNSELDRLASLLPFPEDVISSLDKLSILRLSVSFLRTKSFFSVALKKQLSNSLTKSSEHSDHGGKMVVATDQRIPEGELLMQALNGFVLVVTAEGIVFFCSHTILDYLGFHQTDVMHQSVFELIHTEDQQEFRRNLHWALNPPAGQGTPTDSPTDGESASSCLVSYNPDQLPPENSSFLERGFVCRFRCLLDNSSGFMALNIQGRLKFLHGQSRQHRDSEASAPPQLALFAIATPIQPPAILEIRTRNMIFRTKHKLDFTPMACDAKGKIVLGYTEAELRVRGSGYQFIHAADMLYCAENHVRMMKTGESGLTVFRLLTKDNRWKWVQANARLVYKNSKPDYIIATQRPLADEEGGEQLRQRSMHLPFTFATGEAMLYHTSYPLHGFPDSFQGKAKGSKPKKGKMDKSSADDLDPKSLLGALMSQDESVYVCQPNMEPEMSHHSSLISEQQSKTEGFSGLLGGDSWHIVSNGETGTCNGKTSSYDPLLATLDSLSLDSDETCSNSELFNALENLGLNAEDLELLLLDERMIQVELDPNHIPTLSDLLTNNEILSYIHESLESGTEGEERGETSGFGLSSHPPNPDSNPNVSQNSLAAPSAVSICRQPIVQLSQQMQQHISASEQVEAQLEPIQSVAQPGAADTNTLPGIPNGHWLITSESLRHTNNHNHQHTALKASQLNSEHKQWQLQQEQHSVQLQCHLQENSQTPSLVPGFQNQLELTTSRSCIPNGHSAFPPNMEVSHTGYSISNTTSYAGGTVQNGDACHYQLQSHHRHQQMLQETHFPLSCLPQCPGQSSTLDLEQFLGLSQLQHSLPSLQAYSVFSTSAEDATHSKLENGSHLSATNAASTYIKACLMPSGNAAATDDIPVSCPEGLAARQDPQKSEFFL; encoded by the exons atGTATGCTGGACgcaaaagaagaaaaccagCACAGAGGGG AGTCAAACCGACCTCTCCTGAAGGAGCCAAGTCCAATCCATCCAAACGCCACCGTGACCGCCTGAACTCCGAGCTGGACCGGCTCGCCAGTCTGCTGCCTTTCCCCGAAGACGTCATCTCCAGCCTGGACAAACTGTCCATCCTGAGGCTCAGCGTCAGCTTCCTGCGCACCAAGAGCTTCTTCTCAG ttgCATTGAAGAAACAACTGTCCAACAGTCTGACAAAGAGCAGCGAACACAGTGACCATGGCGGCAAGATGGTGGTTGCTACAGACCAGCGCATACCTGAGGGGGAGTTGCTGATGCAG GCCTTGAACGGCTTTGTCCTGGTGGTGACAGCTGAGGGAattgtcttcttctgctcccACACCATCCTGGATTACCTTGGCTTCCATCAG ACTGATGTGATGCATCAGAGTGTGTTTGAGCTGATCCACACTGAAGATCAGCAGGAGTTCAGGAGGAACCTGCACTGGGCCCTCAACCCTCCTGCTGGCCAAGGAACCCCCACAGATTCCCCGACTG ATGGTGAATCAGCGTCTTCTTGCCTGGTGAGCTACAACCCCGACCAGCTTCCACCTGAGAACTCCTCTTTTCTGGAGAGAGGCTTTGTCTGCCGCTTCCGCTGTTTGTTGGACAACTCCTCTGGCTTCATG GCATTGAATATCCAAGGTCGGCTGAAGTTCCTCCACGGTCAGAGTCGTCAGCATCGCGACAGCGAGGCAAGTGCGCCTCCTCAGCTCGCCCTCTTTGCCATCGCCACACCCATCCAGCCTCCAGCCATCTTGGAAATCAGAACGAGGAACATGATCTTCAGGACCAAACACAAGCTCGATTTCACACCCATGGCCTGTGACGCAAA GGGCAAAATTGTCCTGGGCTACACTGAGGCGGAGTTGAGGGTTCGAGGCTCGGGTTACCAGTTCATCCACGCGGCTGACATGTTGTACTGCGCCGAAAACCACGTTAGAA TGATGAAGACGGGCGAGAGCGGCCTCACTGTCTTCAGGCTGCTCACCAAGGACAACCGGTGGAAGTGGGTCCAGGCCAACGCCCGGCTTGTCTACAAGAACAGCAAACCGGACTACATCATTGCCACCCAGAGACCTCTGGC CGACGAGGAAGGAGGGGAACAGCTGAGGCAGAGGTCCATGCACCTTCCTTTTACCTTTGCCACTGGCGAAGCGATGCTCTACCACACCAGTTATCCACTGCACGGCTTCCCTGATTCCTTCCAAGGCAAAGCCAAAGGCAGCAAGCCCAAAAAGGGCAAAATGGACAAGAGCTCTGCAGATGACCTGGACCCAAAGTCCCTGCTGGGAGCCCTGATGAGCCAGGATGAGTCTGTGTACGTCTGCCAACCAAACATGGAGCCTGAAATGTCCCACCACAGCAGCCTTATTAGTGAACAGCAAAGCAAGACTGAGGGCTTTAGTGGTTTATTAGGTGGCGACAGCTGGCATATTGTATCTAACGGGGAGACGGGGACATGTAATGGTAAAACGTCCAGTTATGATCCCCTGCTGGCCACTTTGGACTCCTTGTCTCTTGACAGTGATGAGACGTGCTCCAACAGTGAGCTCTTCAACGCTCTGGAGAATCTGGGCCTGAATGCTGAAGACTTGGAGCTCTTGCTGCTGGATGAGAGGATGATCCAGGTGGAGCTGGACCCCAACCACATCCCCACCCTCAGTGACCTTCTCACCAACAATGAAATCCTCTCCTACATTCATGAATCCCTGGAGAGCGGCACTGAAGGAGAGGAACGCGGTGAGACAAGCGGATTTGGACTTTCAAGCCATCCACCAAACCCCGACTCGAATCCCAACGTCTCCCAGAATTCACTTGCTGCCCCTTCAGCTGTGTCTATTTGCAGACAGCCCATTGTCCAGCTGtcacagcagatgcagcagcacaTTAGCGCCAGTGAGCAGGTGGAAGCTCAGCTGGAGCCGATCCAGTCTGTCGCTCAGCCTGGAGCTGCGGACACCAACACTTTACCTGGGATCCCTAATGGACACTGGTTAATCACATCAGAAAGCCTCCGTCACACTAACAACCACAACCACCAACATACTGCACTCAAAGCCTCACAGCTAAACAGTGAACACAAACAGTGGCAGCTCCAACAGGAGCAGCACTCTGTCCAACTCCAGTGCCATCTGCAGGAAAACAGTCAGACTCCGTCTCTGGTGCCTGGTTTCCAGAATCAGCTCGAACTGACAACAAGCAGATCTTGCATCCCAAATGGACACTCAGCCTTTCCACCAAACATGGAGGTCAGTCACACAGGTTATAGCATCTCCAACACCACGTCGTATGCAGGCGGCACGGTACAGAACGGTGACGCCTGTCACTACCAGCTGCAGAGTCACCACAGACATCAGCAGATGTTGCAGGAGACTCACTTCCCTCTGTCGTGTTTGCCTCAGTGTCCAGGCCAGAGTTCTACACTTGATTTGGAGCAGTTCTTGGGTCTTTCCCAGCTGCAGCACAGTCTGCCATCTTTACAGGCCTACAGCGTGTTCAGCACCAGTGCAGAGGATGCCACGCACAGCAAG CTTGAGAATGGCTCCCACCTCAGTGCCACCAACGCAGCATCAACTTACATCAAGGCGTGTCTGATGCCCAGCGGAAACGCCGCGGCGACGGACGACATCCCTGTCTCGTGTCCCGAAGGACTCGCCGCTCGACAGGACCCGCAGAAATCAGAATTCTTCCTCTGA